gctttctctagttgcagcaagcgggagccactcttcatcgcggcgcgtgggcctctcaccatcgcggcccctcttgttgcggagcacaggcttcagacgcgcaggctcagcaattgtggctcacgggcccagttgctccgcggcatgtgggatccccacagaccagggctcgaacccgtgtcccctgcattggcaggcggattctcaaccactgcgctaccagggaagcccccgtgtccggtcttacatttaggtctcgaatccattttgagtttatttttgtgtatggtgttagggagtgttctaatttcattcttttacatcacATTTGCATACTTTTATAGCActtgttgttttgtttactcTTGTCTTTTTCCCCAGACTATGTATTCTTTGAGAGCAGAAACTCTTAGCTTTCTGTCTCATCACCTATTATGTTTTCTGGCACATGACAGATGCTTAATAAGTGATtgttaaatatatgaatatgtgaAGATGAGGTGCTTGTTCCTCTTCCTGCTTAGGGTGATTTGTTGTCTGTGCTCAAGGACTTCTTTGTATGGATGCTCAAGGACTTCTCTTCTGGATGAGGCAGCTGGCTTTGGACTCCCTGATCATGAGTCCTTTTTTACTAGGTCTGAGACCTTGGCCAAGTTAGCTAACTCTCCAAGCCTCTAAAATGGGCATTGTAATCCCCACCGcataaggttattgtgaggattaaatgaggtgtcAATAAGGCAGTTGCACGGTCACTGGCACGTAGTAAGCAGTAGCATAGTGGTGGTTATAATCGTTGTCGTCGTcatcctgcccctcacccccgATAACGCATCCTgagatttttccctcttttcttccttggtgTCCAGGAGGGCCAGGAGAACGTTGAGATCCTCCCTTCTGGAGAGCGACCGCAGGCCAACCAGAAGCGAATCACCACACCATATATGACCAAGTATGAGCGAGCCCGTGTGCTGGGCACCCGAGCCCTTCAGATCGCGTGAGTATGAGCCTCCTAACCATCTTTTCCATCAGACAGGCTACAGGGAACCTCCAAGCTGTTGATGCGGCTCAGCCTGGCATCTGACCACAGACCTTCCCTCTTCTCACACGCTAAACAAGGGTGGTGCTgtccctgtgtgccaggcactgtgctagagcCCCTTCCCTCAGAGAGTTTGTGATCCAGTGGAGAAATAGGACATAAACAACTGAGAAGTCAAATAACAGTACAGTAGAAGAACAGCGATAAGAATACAGAGTGTAACGAGTGCCTGTCAGTTAGGGAagcaggaataaataaataaataaaataagatcagCCCTCGACCGTTGTGGGCTGGTTAGTTGGGGGTGCTGCGGCAGCACCCCCTGGGCTTGAGGTGGTTCTTGCGTCGATAGACAAGGGCCAGCCCAGAGGAGTGGGGGAGCCCTCCATGCAGAGGTCCCGCTAGAAATGTGAAAGCACAGAGCAGTGGCGGGGGTTTGGGGGTTTGAAATTAGCAGCCTTTCCTTTGTCTCCCAAGCTTGGAGCTAGTTGAAGACTAACACGATTCAGGAGCTAGCAGTAGGCAGGTGGGGATCGCAACGTGCGATGCTTCCGCGTCCACCCCAACAGCCGCGGGCACTGCAGCTGCCAGAGGCCCTGTGTGCAGGCGTCAGCCTGCCTGCTAAGCTTGTGGGCATCGTGGAGGACAGATCAGGCGGCTTTGAGGAAGCAGGGACTCTTGAAGAGGCTGGACCACAGATGCGTGCTTTCCCCGCCAGGCTCCCTTGTCAGATGAGTTCCTCCTCCGTTGTGGCGAGAGTAAGTGGGAGGACAGAGACGGGACGGGCATGTTACTGTGGCTCTTGTGGAACGTCCTCCGCGGGGAAACGTGAGGCCGGGGAAAGGAGCCCTACCCCAGACCTCTTACAAGCTGCTGTGGGAAATGGTGGGTACCTGGAGGAGGGGGTGCTTCAAGTAGGGAGTAGTGGAAACAAGGCTTGAAAGAAAAGCTGGGGCCAGAGTTGTGGGGCGATGCGTGCTGGCGGAGTGGTGACGCTCAGTCTATGCATCCGTCCGTCCCCACCCCGCCCAGGTTTTTAAACAGCATTGGGCTTCACCTCCTCCAGTCTGTGGAGTGAAGGTGACCACCGTGTTCACCTCGATAGAGGGCTTTATGGGCGGGCAGCGTCGTTCCTCACCTGCTCGGCAGCAGTAGGCCTCCTGCCAGCCTGGTTGTACTCCTTGCTGGTCTGGGTGAAATGAGAGCTGCACTCAGTGTGATGATTTTGGTATCGCTGGGGTCAGGATCCTCTAGGCCTGCACCGCAGTTATGGTTGCCACTGGCTACATTTggccatttaaatttaagtaaaactAAATAGAAGTTCAGTGTTTCGGTCTCATTAGCCACATTTCATGTGCCTAGTAGCTCCCTGTGGCTACCGTAATGGGTAGTGCAGATAgaggacatttccatcattgcagagcACTGATTGGGCAGTGCTTATGTCTGCTAAACATGATCAAGCAGAAAGAAcaattcataaattattttccaaacaaaTAGACTGTAGGTTATTTGCAAGTTATATGCAAGTTAAAGTCTTTCAGCATCGAATAAGATATTGTGCTTGCACCTGTTGGGGATGCAGAGATGATTACAGACACAATTCCCCAGGTCTCTAGGTGTTTACAGTCTGGTGGGAGAGATGGACCCGTTCTAAATACCCAGAACCCAAGGTGGATGGGATTGCTGCTTTACAggagaaacaaaagagagaagggagtaGTGGCAGGGGTGACTGGGGAAGCCTCATGAAGAGATTAGAATTAAAGCGAGGTGGTTTTGAAGGTATCCCAGGCACCAGAAACAGCACTAGGAAAGGTCCAGGTAGAGGCAGGCATGTATGGATTGCGGTGGGGGAATGGCAAGTAGCTTGGGGCACAAGACTGGAAAAGATGTCACTGGTTCATTGACTGAGAAGTTCAGAAGATGGGCTTGCATTTGGTGGACAGTATGGAGCAGGCATTTAAAACACTACCGAGGCCCAGCGTCCTGCTTTCCTTGGGGAGCAAGACTCGGTCTAGCTTAGTCTGGTCTATAGTGCTCTTTCCGATTGAGGGCTAGGGTGCTGTCTGGTGGTTCCCCGGCTGCTGTAAGCCCTTGGACAGCCAGGGCTGGAGCTTATCCTGAGTACTAGGCCTGCAATCCTGCACTTAGTAGATGCTGAACAGATGTTTATTGGATATTTGTGGATGAAGCCTCTCTCTGGTTCATTAGCCCCACCTGGCGGCTGAATGATTGCCACAGGTGGAGATGTTCCGGGCGCACTCTCACACTTCCTGTGCACATAGTAGggctggatgaatgaatgctgTTGAATTATTTGTGTCTTGAAAGAAATAAGGCATATGCAGATCAGGGAAAGCATTTTGCCCCATTCTTTAAAGCTTTACATTTTGGGGAAGTTCAAATAATTATTGAGAGAGGATATAGAGAAAGTTAAAGAACTTGGTCTCTGCCCTTGGGAAATTTTCAGGCTTTGGGGAGTAACAGACATCAGAATATTTAGCAATGAAATTAGCAGATTATTTAGTGTGAACTGGTGGCTCTCAGACTGGCTGgttatcagaatcacctggagagctttgcTAATGCAGGTTCTCAGGATCCTTCACTAGAGAGTGAGGGGGAAGGGTCTGGGGAAGGACCTGGGAACCTGTATTTTTAGCATACTTTCCCAGTAATTTTGATGATTATCAGGTTTGGGATCCATTAGTGTAAACTTGGGCTGGAATCAATAAGTgtggcttcctagaggaggtggcCTAGAACTGGCCTGTTTGTTTCTAGAGCCTCTGCTGTGGGCCAAGTGTTGTGCTAGGGCTTGGGGTCCTGGGCCACCAGGTCTCGTTGGAAAACTTCAAACAAGTAGTCACAGTGTAGTGATAGTGGTGCTGAGAGAAGTGTATATAAAATGAGTCAGGGCACTGAGGCTTCAGCAAGTGCTTTCCATAGTGGAGACATCTGAGCCTCTCGCAGGCATGTAGGGAGAGGAAGAGCTTGTACGAGGatgcaaaaaaggaaacaacagggTATGTCTAGGGAACTGTAGTAATTTGGTATGGCTGGAATGTGGGGTAAATATAGGCAGGTAGCATGAGAAGGTACTAGAAAGGTAAGCAGGGGCCAGGTGAGGTTCTGCCTGCCTGATGGCTGTGGGGTGTCATGGAAGGGTGGTAAGCAGGTGAGCGCCCCACCACAGGCCCTGTGTAGAGGCTGGAGGAGCCAGGACCCTTGTAGGGGGTATTgccaagacagagaaggaaaatgaggcgagctgggccctgaggcagggctggggggtcgAGTTAGAGTGGTCAGAAGGGTGAGCTTGTGCATGTGCGGGTCCTTTGTGCTGGAACACTCTGCTGTGGCTGCAGGCTCAGGAGTCTGTGATGGGCCCTGGGGAAGGCCCTTGGCAGGGGAGCTGACATGACGCATGTCACACGGCCCAGTGATGAAAGCTCACACTTGTCCCGTTCACAGTACCGGTCTTCAGTTTGTGAATcaccagcttttaaaaataatgggagGTGTTGTAGCACAGTAGGGAGGAGCCTTCggggttcaaatcttggttctaccacttactggctgtgtgaccttaggcaagttactgacccgtctgtgcctcagtttcttcatcagtaagaCGGAAGTAACAAGAGTACTTACCTCAGATACAGTACTCTGTGAAGGGCTGAGAGCAGCTATGGCACTTAGTCTTTGCTTGTTAGCCAGTAGTGTTTTAGCATCGTTGTTGTGTAGGCGTGGCAGggctttttgtcttcattttcaaatgaggatagtgagatttggggaaaaaattcagTATCTTTGGAGGCAAAGTTTAAGTCTAGTCTGCAGGCTCCCACTCGCGTACCCTCGCTGTCAGTGCCCCTGAACTGCCGCTCCGCATCCGCTGTGCCCGCCTACCTGGAAGGTGCCCTTTCTGGGTGAGGACTGGGATGCTGATCTGATCCTGTTTGTGAAGCTACCCCCGACTTCATGCTGGGCCCTTCTCCCTGTGTTTGTAGTCTCGCCCAACACCTGTCCCTGTACCTACAGGATGTGTGCCCCCGTGATGGTGGAGCTGGAGGGGGAGACAGATCCCTTGCTCATCGCCATGAAAGAGCTCAAGTAAGTCGCCCAGATCATGCTTCACTGCTCCAGAGCCCTGGGAGGCATCCCTTGGGTTCTCTGCTgcactcccttcccccacttcccTGCTGAGGAAGTGTGGTTCTTGTTCCTGTAGACCCTTAGTTTGTTTGGGAGTCAGCcctgcagggaggaggagggagggggaggagggggcaggcaaAGTGGGAGGGGAGGACATCGATGAGACATGGACCTTTGCTGTCTGTCCGAATTTCCCTGTTCCTACTGCAGTTGGCCTTACCAACATCCCTCtacttttccccctcctcccttcagcCATGGGATGGCAGAGCCCTTCCAGACTCAAGTCCCACACTCAGAGATGCAGGAACTTTTTTTGTTGTAATTCCTTTCCTACAAAGTGCATTCATAGTCTCAAGAGGATGCTGCTAAGACTTCTCTTGCCTTGCATTCTGCACCTTCTGTCCCTCTGCTGCAGGGCTGGGGTCACCAGCCCTCGTGTACCTTGACTTCTCCCCTGCCACAGGGCCCGAAAGATTCCCATCATCATTCGCCGTTACCTGCCTGACGGGAGCTATGAAGACTGGGGGGTAGACGAGCTTATCATCACCGACTGAGCCGGAATCATCTTCCTGACTGTGCCTCAGCCCCAGTTTCTAGTCTCATGTTCTTTATACgtgtaaataataaattcttcAACATTTCAACCCCTCCGCCTCCAGCTGCCTGGGAGGCCTACCCACTTCTGCCCTGCTGCCTGGAGGGTGCACCCATCCCAGTGGCCCTGCGACTGTCAGCTCTTTAGGAAGCACCAGGGGCCCTGACCCCCTGTGGCTCCCCCACGTCCCTCCCTCCATCTCGCAGTCCACCAGAGCAGAGGCTGCTGCAGGAGACACCTCAGCTGCCTTCCCAGCAGACAGACGAGCCTTTGTGCCCAGGGAGCTGGTTGCCACGGAAACCCCCAATTTCCTTTCCAGTGGGGACTGGCTGCAGGGGCTTCTCCCTTCTCAGGAGTATCACAGAGCAGGTCTCATCAAGCCACCCATTGTTTCCTAAGGACCTGCCTCGAGCCTCTTATCGTGGGCTCGGATCCCCTTTCAGGAGCCAGTGCCCCAGCAGGAAGCTTGGGGATGCAGTGATCTCCTGCCCTCCCCGAGAGAGCCCTGCCGGGCAAGTCAGCAGCTGGACCAAGGGCCGAGCACCTGCCCAACCCTGCCTCCCCTACCCCCGCCCCCAATCCCCACTCGTCAGGCCACTCCCCACACACCGTCCTTCATGACCCACCTCTCTGGTCTGCCACACCCATACCCTCTCCTTCCCAGCTTCTGGAAGAtgtccttcctcttctgtgtGGGGCCCCTGATCCTCCGAGGCCTTCACTAGGATGGGTGCTGGGATGGTGGTGGGCAGGGGAGCAGGGCTTCTGGGTTCAAGGCGTGACATTAAATCAGGACTGGAGCTCCCCTTTCTCTGCCCTAGGTTCTAATGGGTCCTGTTCTCTTCACTCTGCTTACCCAATCAATCATGCTGGTTCCTCCCTTTCTCGGAGTTGGGTGGGGGGAACAGACGACAGGGAGAGGGTGTATACTGACACCAACAGGGATAGAAGGGAAAACTGGCTTCCTGAATATTCCATTCTTGACCTCCCTTCTGCTGCCAGCTCCCCTTCCACGAAGAGGAGGAGCTGGGCTTGCCTGACCTCTGCAAGAGGCAGGGAC
The genomic region above belongs to Balaenoptera musculus isolate JJ_BM4_2016_0621 chromosome 10, mBalMus1.pri.v3, whole genome shotgun sequence and contains:
- the POLR2F gene encoding DNA-directed RNA polymerases I, II, and III subunit RPABC2 isoform X1 encodes the protein MSDNEDNFDGDDFDDVEEDEGLDDLENAEEEGQENVEILPSGERPQANQKRITTPYMTKYERARVLGTRALQIAMCAPVMVELEGETDPLLIAMKELKARKIPIIIRRYLPDGSYEDWGVDELIITD
- the POLR2F gene encoding DNA-directed RNA polymerases I, II, and III subunit RPABC2 isoform X2, with product MSDNEDNFDGDDFDDVEEDEGLDDLENAEEEGQENVEILPSGERPQANQKRITTPYMTKYERARVLGTRALQIALAQHLSLYLQDVCPRDGGAGGGDRSLAHRHERAQGPKDSHHHSPLPA